From a single Opitutaceae bacterium genomic region:
- a CDS encoding sulfatase-like hydrolase/transferase — protein MRSRPNILLISTDQQRADHLGVKGLRAVRTPHLDRLARGGVHFDRAYCPSPMCTPTRVSLLTGRYPSSHGAYSIGVSLPSMPGRTLPAQLGHNGYRTALFGKSHFVSRQDEERHMAGMDAPPPPEFFRGWRGPYLGFQEFEGSTGHTINAWPAQHYRVFLEDSGVDWHDWFPCRREDYDHYACGPWNIPEQYHDTAWVAERTQDFIGRQAGEHEPWFCWASFQDPHEPFVCPEPWFSLVDPALMDIPEDYREGEFADRHSVYEACYRRELGPWKDGQGVPCVYGSGKRSDRRKAALQATLGMLAFIDDRVGLLIQKLEETGQVEDTIIVFTSDHGEMHGHHGLWGKGVTAYEDCQRVPLLVWGPGRVEALGTIAPLVNLVDLPATVLSLAGVTAPVGMQGVDLSPVLRGEKESVQDCTLIECRPTTTTLYQQTLVTSRYKLVLYRDGEDGELYDLETDPDQYRNCWSEPSMRSLREALLLRLGRFQMEREGRVESRVSFS, from the coding sequence ATGAGAAGCCGTCCCAACATCCTCCTGATCAGCACCGACCAGCAGAGGGCCGACCACCTTGGGGTCAAGGGTCTGCGGGCGGTTCGCACGCCGCACCTTGATCGCTTGGCCCGGGGGGGGGTCCACTTCGACCGGGCGTATTGCCCGTCTCCGATGTGCACGCCGACGCGGGTTTCGCTATTGACGGGACGTTATCCGTCTTCGCATGGGGCCTACTCGATCGGCGTGAGTCTGCCCTCGATGCCAGGTCGAACTTTGCCCGCGCAGCTGGGGCACAACGGCTATCGGACGGCACTTTTCGGGAAGTCGCACTTCGTGAGCCGTCAGGATGAAGAGCGCCATATGGCTGGAATGGATGCCCCCCCCCCTCCGGAGTTTTTCCGGGGATGGAGGGGGCCCTACCTCGGTTTTCAGGAGTTTGAGGGATCGACGGGGCACACCATCAACGCCTGGCCGGCCCAGCACTACCGGGTGTTTCTGGAAGACTCCGGGGTGGATTGGCACGACTGGTTTCCCTGCCGACGCGAGGACTACGATCATTACGCCTGCGGGCCTTGGAACATTCCGGAGCAATACCACGATACGGCGTGGGTCGCAGAGCGCACCCAGGATTTCATCGGGCGACAAGCCGGAGAGCACGAGCCGTGGTTCTGCTGGGCGAGCTTTCAGGACCCGCACGAGCCCTTTGTCTGTCCGGAGCCGTGGTTTTCTTTGGTGGACCCGGCATTGATGGATATCCCTGAAGACTACCGGGAGGGTGAGTTCGCCGACCGCCACTCGGTCTATGAGGCGTGCTACCGCCGTGAGCTCGGACCGTGGAAGGACGGACAGGGTGTTCCCTGCGTCTACGGATCCGGGAAACGCTCGGACCGCAGAAAGGCCGCCCTCCAGGCCACCTTGGGTATGCTGGCTTTCATCGATGATCGCGTGGGTCTCCTCATTCAGAAGCTGGAGGAGACCGGGCAGGTGGAGGATACCATCATTGTCTTCACAAGCGACCATGGCGAAATGCATGGGCATCATGGTTTGTGGGGAAAAGGCGTGACGGCCTACGAGGATTGCCAGCGCGTGCCTTTGCTGGTCTGGGGGCCGGGTCGGGTGGAAGCCCTCGGTACGATTGCTCCTCTGGTCAACCTCGTCGACCTGCCGGCGACCGTGCTCAGCCTGGCCGGAGTGACTGCCCCCGTGGGGATGCAGGGCGTGGACCTTTCACCGGTTCTTCGCGGCGAGAAGGAAAGCGTGCAGGATTGCACCCTCATCGAGTGCCGTCCGACGACCACCACACTTTACCAACAGACATTGGTTACTTCGCGTTACAAGCTTGTGCTTTATCGGGATGGAGAGGACGGCGAGCTTTATGACCTTGAGACGGATCCTGACCAGTACCGGAACTGCTGGAGTGAGCCTTCGATGCGGTCACTGAGGGAGGCCCTGCTCCTGCGCCTTGGCCGGTTCCAGATGGAGCGGGAGGGTCGTGTGGAATCCCGGGTTTCTTTCAGCTGA
- a CDS encoding sulfatase-like hydrolase/transferase yields the protein MKSSQPNFLFFFPDQWRWDWLGAIGRVPVRTPCLDRLAGQGILFREMRVNCPLSGPSRAGLATGLRFHHAGVKNNNDELDPARPNFIRELARAGYQVMTSGKSDLHTASENFTTSGWHPHLDKLGFTSGVDYAGKWRGVNLMQSGRPDAYGAFLEMEGLAEPYLEDMRQRDRQRRDRKTGRLSTAPSPLPETATTDAFCGRESLRLLQDAADDKPWFMWINFPGPHEPFDPPQSYQESFLETRFPAPIDPAKGTEEDDQGVRRNYAAMIGHIDRWIGELIGCVEARGDLDNTYLIFASDHGEMLGDHGKWYKQLPYEASIHVPLIIAGPGIPAGRQCDALAELIDLNPTFLELAGLGPLPGSDGRSLAPLLLNPDAGHRATTISALNSWRTIFDGRHKLTEWMDGSISLWDCFRDPDELENLVHQPEYADISAALLIELRRESPWFPGEHGYRPGRGDP from the coding sequence GTGAAGAGCTCACAACCGAATTTTCTGTTTTTCTTCCCCGACCAGTGGCGCTGGGACTGGCTCGGTGCCATTGGACGGGTCCCGGTCAGGACGCCCTGCCTGGACCGTCTGGCCGGCCAGGGCATCCTGTTCCGAGAAATGCGGGTCAACTGCCCCCTCAGTGGACCCAGCCGGGCAGGCCTGGCGACGGGGCTGCGGTTCCACCACGCCGGGGTCAAGAACAACAACGACGAGCTTGACCCGGCCCGTCCCAACTTCATCAGGGAACTCGCCCGGGCCGGCTATCAGGTAATGACCTCGGGGAAGAGCGACCTTCACACCGCTAGTGAGAATTTCACCACTTCCGGATGGCATCCTCATCTCGACAAGCTTGGCTTCACTTCCGGTGTTGATTACGCGGGCAAGTGGCGGGGGGTCAACCTCATGCAGAGTGGACGGCCCGATGCCTACGGGGCCTTCCTTGAAATGGAGGGACTCGCGGAGCCTTACCTTGAAGACATGCGGCAAAGGGATCGCCAGCGTCGCGATCGCAAAACCGGCCGGCTTTCAACAGCCCCATCGCCCCTGCCGGAAACGGCCACGACGGATGCCTTCTGCGGTCGCGAAAGCCTGCGCCTCCTGCAGGATGCGGCAGACGACAAACCGTGGTTCATGTGGATCAACTTTCCCGGCCCGCACGAGCCATTCGATCCGCCCCAATCCTATCAGGAGAGTTTCCTGGAAACGCGATTCCCTGCGCCGATTGACCCTGCCAAGGGAACTGAGGAAGACGACCAGGGAGTCAGGAGGAACTACGCAGCCATGATTGGGCATATCGACCGCTGGATCGGCGAATTGATCGGGTGCGTTGAGGCACGGGGCGACCTGGACAATACCTACCTGATTTTCGCATCCGACCACGGAGAAATGCTGGGCGACCATGGGAAATGGTACAAACAGCTGCCTTATGAGGCATCCATCCATGTCCCCTTGATCATCGCGGGGCCCGGCATACCGGCCGGAAGACAATGCGATGCCCTTGCCGAACTGATCGACCTCAATCCGACCTTCCTCGAGCTGGCCGGACTTGGACCGCTCCCGGGTTCCGACGGACGTTCCCTTGCGCCCCTGTTGCTCAATCCCGACGCAGGCCACCGCGCAACGACGATCTCCGCTCTCAATTCCTGGCGGACAATCTTTGATGGACGCCACAAGTTGACGGAATGGATGGATGGTTCGATCAGCCTTTGGGACTGCTTCAGGGATCCGGATGAACTGGAAAACCTCGTCCACCAACCTGAGTATGCGGACATTTCAGCCGCCCTGCTGATCGAACTTCGCCGGGAAAGCCCGTGGTTTCCGGGCGAACACGGATACAGGCCCGGTCGAGGCGATCCCTGA
- a CDS encoding sulfatase-like hydrolase/transferase, with protein MRTDPKNRTPPHILLITTDQQRHDATGLTGPGFLRTPHFQHLCSQGIRFDHAYSDCPLCVPARTTIMTGQPAYSHGLSENGPTRGVIDRKSSLPGLLGGLGYQTVAIGKMHFGPQRMRHGFQEMILPDDYYREMAKQGTECQPMRHGIGQNELYPALSTVPEAKTLTAWTAEQCVDYIRYRRDPDLPFFLWCSFSKPHPPLDPPEPYYSMYLDSAIPDPVTSDWSSSEDCPVAIRRFIERRGFDTMHPEVIRAARAAYYGLITQIDYNMGRVLAALQESRILKDTLIVYTSDHGEYLGDHRCCAKTFFHEQSSRVPFVLRLPQRDGSTLVNRVDDRLVSLADIYPTLVRAAGGDLADSAHGLDLIGMLEGSVTPRQFVVGLSGPSSRPEHISITDGRWKYLYYPEGPTEQLFDLAADPLEQTELCRRDRATHVATIDRLRHLILEELRKRGPAYLADGELPEYARQGDSLDERRSRDFPGFSTEYKDVDTRH; from the coding sequence ATGAGGACAGACCCCAAAAACCGAACGCCTCCCCACATCCTGCTCATCACCACGGATCAGCAGCGTCATGATGCCACCGGATTGACCGGGCCTGGCTTCCTGCGGACGCCGCATTTCCAGCACTTGTGCAGCCAGGGAATCCGATTTGACCACGCCTACAGTGACTGCCCCCTGTGTGTTCCCGCGCGGACCACCATCATGACAGGCCAGCCGGCCTATTCCCACGGCCTCAGCGAAAACGGACCCACCCGAGGTGTGATTGACCGGAAGAGTTCCCTGCCTGGGCTACTGGGCGGACTGGGCTACCAGACAGTCGCCATCGGCAAGATGCATTTTGGCCCACAGCGGATGCGTCACGGTTTCCAGGAAATGATCCTGCCGGACGACTACTACCGTGAAATGGCGAAGCAGGGAACCGAATGCCAGCCGATGCGGCACGGCATTGGTCAGAACGAACTCTACCCTGCCCTCTCCACGGTGCCGGAGGCGAAAACACTGACAGCCTGGACCGCCGAGCAGTGCGTCGACTACATCCGCTACCGTCGGGATCCCGATTTGCCGTTTTTCCTCTGGTGCTCCTTCTCCAAGCCCCATCCCCCGCTCGATCCGCCGGAACCGTATTATTCGATGTATCTGGACAGCGCCATCCCGGATCCGGTCACCAGCGACTGGAGCAGCAGCGAGGACTGTCCGGTTGCAATCCGGCGCTTCATTGAGCGGCGCGGTTTCGACACAATGCATCCGGAGGTGATCAGGGCCGCCCGGGCCGCCTACTATGGACTCATCACCCAGATCGACTACAATATGGGAAGGGTTCTGGCTGCGTTGCAGGAATCGCGGATCCTCAAGGATACCCTGATCGTCTACACCTCCGATCACGGCGAATACCTGGGGGACCACCGGTGCTGCGCCAAGACCTTCTTCCATGAACAATCATCCCGCGTTCCGTTTGTCCTCCGCCTGCCACAGCGGGATGGGAGCACTCTGGTCAACCGGGTGGATGACCGTCTCGTCAGCCTGGCGGACATCTACCCGACACTGGTGCGGGCCGCAGGAGGGGACCTGGCGGATTCCGCTCATGGCCTCGACCTGATCGGCATGCTGGAGGGATCGGTGACGCCGCGTCAGTTCGTCGTCGGCCTTTCAGGCCCCTCATCCCGGCCTGAACACATCTCCATCACGGACGGACGATGGAAGTATCTCTACTATCCGGAAGGCCCGACCGAACAGCTTTTTGACCTGGCGGCGGATCCACTGGAGCAGACCGAGTTGTGCCGCAGGGATCGTGCGACGCATGTGGCCACGATCGATCGTCTCCGACACCTCATTCTGGAAGAGTTGAGAAAAAGGGGTCCAGCCTACCTTGCCGATGGCGAGTTGCCTGAATACGCCCGGCAGGGCGACAGTCTGGACGAACGTCGCAGCCGGGACTTCCCGGGATTCTCCACTGAATACAAGGATGTCGATACGCGCCACTAA
- a CDS encoding sulfatase-like hydrolase/transferase produces MKQKPNILFILTDQQATHTLGCYGAPVARSPHIDRVAADGVRFDRAYTPCALCTPARASLLTGLYPHNHGALFNTGAYSRFSEEQTGQGLATYPPLLRRGGYHTAYTGKWHAGITRTAADLGLEGFSLPDYGAIRMDPGYLGHLERIGQTAPRRHIEFVAEGGQPEASGGNTSGWISGTVESSPCHYITDLTIEHLENRTSEGEPWFMAVNFWEPHAPYLPTEDYRDLYDPAAIREWASFRDNLDGRPALHRMLREDIFPAAASASWVEWSRVISRYYAQAAMVDFQVGRLMDWLRTKGLYDDCLIVFSSDHGESIGVHGGAFDKGGMAYEEIYRIPLIVKLPGGRHSGESRQSLVSLFDLAPTFCDCAGNSLDGIDARSLWPVLDHGDCEGRSFLLSEDHGHRVPFGQRILWGDRYKYVWNLSDTDELHDLAEDPAELHNRIADPGLDDIREEFRAELLRQITTNHDRLGPQVTQMLKKERFRVS; encoded by the coding sequence ATGAAACAAAAACCCAATATCCTGTTTATCCTGACCGATCAGCAGGCAACCCACACCTTGGGTTGTTACGGGGCTCCCGTGGCCCGCTCCCCCCATATCGACCGCGTGGCTGCAGACGGCGTCCGATTCGACCGGGCCTATACCCCCTGCGCGCTTTGCACGCCGGCGCGGGCCAGCCTCCTGACCGGACTCTACCCGCACAACCACGGAGCGCTCTTCAATACGGGTGCCTACTCACGCTTCAGCGAAGAGCAAACCGGACAGGGACTGGCCACCTACCCGCCCCTTCTGAGGCGAGGCGGCTACCACACCGCCTACACAGGCAAATGGCACGCCGGCATCACCCGCACGGCCGCGGACCTGGGGCTGGAAGGATTCAGCCTGCCCGACTACGGGGCCATCCGCATGGATCCGGGCTACCTTGGCCATCTGGAGCGCATTGGACAGACAGCCCCCCGGCGCCATATTGAGTTTGTCGCCGAAGGCGGTCAGCCGGAAGCAAGCGGCGGCAATACCAGTGGCTGGATAAGCGGAACCGTGGAATCCTCCCCCTGTCACTACATCACGGATCTGACCATTGAACACCTCGAGAACCGAACTTCCGAAGGTGAACCTTGGTTCATGGCCGTTAATTTCTGGGAACCCCATGCCCCTTATCTTCCGACCGAAGACTACAGGGACCTTTACGATCCGGCGGCGATTCGTGAATGGGCGAGTTTCCGCGACAATCTTGATGGACGTCCCGCGCTGCACCGGATGCTGCGTGAGGACATATTCCCGGCTGCGGCGAGTGCCTCCTGGGTAGAGTGGTCCCGAGTCATCAGTCGGTACTACGCCCAGGCGGCGATGGTGGATTTCCAGGTCGGTCGCCTCATGGATTGGCTACGGACAAAAGGACTCTACGATGACTGCCTGATCGTCTTCAGTTCCGATCACGGAGAATCCATCGGTGTTCATGGCGGGGCCTTCGACAAGGGCGGCATGGCCTACGAGGAAATCTATCGGATTCCACTGATCGTGAAGCTTCCGGGCGGCCGGCATTCCGGTGAATCCCGGCAGTCTCTGGTCAGTCTCTTTGACCTGGCCCCAACCTTCTGCGACTGCGCAGGCAATTCCCTCGACGGCATTGATGCCCGGAGTCTCTGGCCCGTGCTGGATCACGGGGATTGTGAGGGCCGTTCCTTTCTCCTCTCGGAGGACCATGGGCACCGGGTTCCGTTCGGACAGCGGATCCTTTGGGGGGACCGCTACAAATACGTATGGAACCTGTCCGACACAGACGAATTGCATGATCTGGCGGAAGATCCGGCGGAACTGCACAACCGCATCGCCGATCCCGGCCTCGACGACATCCGGGAGGAATTCCGCGCCGAGTTGCTGAGACAGATCACCACCAATCACGATCGCTTGGGTCCGCAAGTCACGCAAATGCTGAAGAAGGAACGATTCCGGGTGTCGTGA
- a CDS encoding glycosyl hydrolase family 28-related protein, which yields MLAVPVSLAETRKSDDRPVLSDWSHAGNKEAHHPPAERIFPVDSFGAIANDGRDDSIALQAAIEAAKKSGGGVVYLPEGMYYLDQPVLVTGDQITIRGDGPSRTRLVFRYGKLTDGLHFVYPEAGGTIGPGTWIEARTDPRGLVRFSLFSDDRLIKSQQAAPLASWQQSFALRLQGGRLPGKRTSGSVMLRATAEYEDGTLLEASLPAVLDETMESPPIFPQMVGIGAITFLGARPHGQQTALSHDGKRGDRELTLSTAAHGFRTGSKIELVAPNTERWFREIGCKGPEKPDYRRYHLLVTGTAGERLEIDQPLRLDFPVVDGSFVRRLDPLENAAIESLELEVRSEIPSLNGVVFLNVWACRARDVRVLNAGRHQMLFSGAKWCRLEDCFFRDRRSKGGGTDYVGFQDAYDCLMDNVIAMDMRHGPVVQYSAAGNVIRNSRFFGSDAQWHAGWSNENLFENCLIVSRPETGSYGYGMYATPPDDPGHGPNGPRNVIFHCDVHSPKAGVWLGGMNDGWLFLYNRFVVEDGPGMLVAGPASGHKIIGNVFVLANPGSAGVEFTGAGHTGHSVINNRFYMADAVQVLGGEVSDTVSKFNSTSPYPEAAWPALPEPAVPSLYHWQVDHDGR from the coding sequence ATGCTTGCCGTTCCCGTCAGCCTGGCGGAGACGAGGAAATCCGACGATCGACCCGTCCTATCCGACTGGTCGCACGCCGGCAACAAGGAGGCCCACCACCCACCTGCGGAGCGAATCTTCCCGGTGGACAGCTTCGGGGCCATCGCCAACGACGGCAGAGATGATTCCATCGCCCTGCAGGCTGCCATAGAGGCGGCGAAAAAGTCTGGAGGCGGTGTCGTCTATTTGCCCGAGGGCATGTATTACCTCGACCAACCGGTCCTTGTCACCGGGGACCAGATAACCATCCGAGGTGACGGTCCGTCCCGCACACGCCTTGTCTTCCGCTATGGCAAACTGACTGATGGACTGCACTTTGTCTACCCGGAGGCGGGCGGGACCATCGGCCCGGGCACATGGATCGAAGCACGGACGGACCCCCGCGGCCTTGTCCGATTCTCACTGTTTTCGGACGACCGACTGATCAAGTCGCAACAGGCTGCGCCGTTGGCTTCGTGGCAACAATCGTTTGCCTTGCGACTGCAGGGCGGGCGCCTCCCGGGGAAACGAACGTCTGGCTCCGTCATGTTGCGGGCCACGGCGGAATACGAAGATGGAACCCTCCTCGAAGCCAGCCTGCCGGCCGTCCTGGACGAAACCATGGAGAGCCCCCCGATTTTCCCCCAGATGGTCGGAATCGGGGCCATCACCTTCCTTGGGGCGCGCCCTCACGGACAACAGACTGCCCTTTCGCACGACGGCAAACGCGGCGATCGGGAACTCACCCTCTCCACTGCGGCGCATGGTTTCAGAACAGGTTCAAAGATCGAGTTGGTCGCGCCGAATACCGAACGCTGGTTCAGGGAGATCGGCTGCAAAGGACCGGAAAAACCGGATTACCGTCGCTATCATCTCCTGGTCACCGGCACTGCCGGCGAACGCCTAGAGATCGACCAGCCGTTGCGACTGGATTTTCCAGTGGTTGACGGATCGTTCGTCCGCAGGCTTGATCCGCTCGAGAATGCGGCCATCGAGTCGCTGGAGCTGGAGGTCCGAAGCGAAATCCCCAGCCTGAACGGAGTTGTCTTTCTGAACGTATGGGCCTGCCGGGCCCGCGACGTTCGCGTCCTCAATGCGGGCCGTCACCAGATGCTCTTCAGCGGAGCAAAGTGGTGCCGGTTGGAGGATTGTTTTTTCAGGGACCGGCGATCAAAGGGAGGCGGCACCGACTATGTCGGCTTCCAGGACGCCTACGACTGCCTGATGGACAATGTCATCGCCATGGACATGCGGCATGGTCCGGTTGTCCAATACTCGGCGGCCGGGAACGTGATCCGAAATAGTCGGTTCTTCGGCAGTGATGCCCAGTGGCACGCCGGCTGGTCGAACGAAAACCTTTTTGAAAACTGTCTCATCGTCTCCCGGCCAGAAACAGGGAGTTATGGCTACGGAATGTACGCCACACCGCCGGATGATCCTGGCCACGGCCCCAACGGGCCGCGCAACGTCATCTTCCATTGTGACGTGCACTCCCCCAAGGCTGGGGTCTGGCTGGGTGGCATGAACGATGGCTGGTTATTCCTCTACAACCGGTTTGTCGTCGAAGATGGCCCGGGCATGCTGGTGGCCGGGCCCGCCTCGGGCCACAAGATCATTGGCAATGTCTTCGTTCTCGCCAATCCAGGTTCGGCCGGAGTCGAGTTCACCGGAGCTGGGCATACCGGACATTCAGTCATCAATAACCGCTTCTACATGGCGGATGCAGTTCAGGTGCTGGGCGGGGAAGTTTCCGACACCGTAAGCAAATTCAACTCGACTTCGCCCTATCCTGAGGCGGCATGGCCGGCATTGCCGGAGCCTGCCGTTCCTTCCCTCTATCACTGGCAGGTCGACCATGATGGCAGGTAG
- a CDS encoding sulfatase-like hydrolase/transferase has translation MNPSRPNILVLMTDQHRYDALSCRGHPHVRTPHLDALVSRSVDFRSAYTQAPVCAPARYSLATGQYVASHGVRFNDVNPLGPIRTLAHLFRDEGYRCFQAGHMHWSSATTDTGYEPLISREMWLESLPVQWSERFRLEHETPFVRTAMGGPSPLPESAFWGHFVARNVNRLIDEAVDGDEPFFCWASIYEPHPPFFPPVEAYAAHQQDSISLPAQDPEDAAPPELRQLDRRRKWEHLTDVEIRQMMAGYFGMVEVADRSAGAILQHLRDRGLLDNTWIIWTSDHGEQLFDHRLFLKFCMYEQSVHVPFCVSGPGISPGGRDELVEHVDLLPTLCDIAGIGIPQGAGGRSLEPLLHGRPAGGGWREAVFSQINDLFMIRTRDWKLIVRDGIPVELYDLNADPGEFENRLGDPTCAGIVDQLEAESRQHPGRRPRE, from the coding sequence ATGAACCCCAGTCGGCCCAATATCCTTGTTCTGATGACGGACCAGCATCGGTATGACGCGTTGTCCTGCCGGGGCCACCCGCATGTCCGGACGCCCCACCTCGACGCTCTGGTTTCCCGGAGCGTCGACTTTCGTTCGGCCTACACCCAGGCTCCCGTCTGTGCCCCCGCCCGCTACAGCCTGGCAACGGGACAGTATGTGGCATCGCATGGCGTCCGATTCAACGACGTCAACCCATTGGGTCCGATTCGCACTCTCGCGCACCTTTTCCGGGACGAGGGTTACCGTTGTTTCCAGGCAGGCCATATGCACTGGAGCAGCGCAACGACTGATACCGGTTATGAGCCGCTGATCTCCCGGGAAATGTGGCTGGAATCCCTGCCGGTGCAGTGGAGTGAACGTTTCCGCCTTGAGCATGAAACCCCGTTTGTGCGCACCGCAATGGGGGGACCCTCACCACTGCCGGAAAGTGCATTCTGGGGGCACTTTGTCGCCAGGAATGTCAACAGGCTGATCGACGAGGCGGTTGATGGCGATGAACCGTTCTTTTGCTGGGCGAGTATCTATGAACCGCATCCACCGTTCTTCCCACCGGTCGAGGCTTACGCGGCCCATCAGCAGGATTCGATTTCCCTGCCCGCGCAGGATCCGGAGGACGCAGCGCCTCCGGAACTGCGGCAGCTGGACCGGCGCCGCAAGTGGGAGCATCTGACCGACGTCGAGATTCGCCAGATGATGGCCGGCTATTTCGGCATGGTGGAGGTGGCTGACCGCAGCGCGGGTGCCATCCTTCAGCACCTTCGGGATCGTGGTTTGCTCGACAACACCTGGATCATCTGGACCAGCGACCACGGGGAGCAGTTGTTCGACCACCGGCTCTTCCTGAAGTTCTGTATGTACGAACAGAGCGTGCACGTTCCCTTCTGTGTCAGTGGTCCCGGAATCTCCCCGGGTGGGCGTGATGAACTGGTTGAACACGTTGACCTTCTGCCGACCCTGTGCGACATCGCAGGCATCGGGATTCCGCAAGGGGCCGGCGGCCGTTCACTCGAGCCCCTCCTTCATGGTCGTCCGGCAGGAGGCGGGTGGCGGGAGGCGGTATTCTCGCAGATCAACGACCTGTTCATGATCCGCACCCGCGACTGGAAGCTGATCGTTCGCGACGGAATTCCGGTCGAGCTCTATGACTTGAATGCCGATCCGGGAGAATTCGAGAACCGGTTGGGAGATCCGACCTGTGCCGGTATCGTAGATCAGCTCGAGGCCGAATCAAGACAGCATCCGGGGCGGCGTCCGAGGGAGTGA